In Aristaeella hokkaidonensis, the following are encoded in one genomic region:
- a CDS encoding sodium/proline symporter: MNTELVVFIVYLCFMLGIGVYFFVKGRGSGEKEYFLGGRKMGPWVSALSAGASDMSAWVLMGLPASIYALGIGQAWIAIGLAIGYAMSWLFEAPRLRRFSIAADDSITLPQYLTNRFKSSSKVLQILCAIIFLVAYTIYAASSVKACGTLFQTVCGNIFVNNNDLLNQQIFMYIAAAIIIGYTFMGGFSAVCWTDFFQGLLMLGALLIAPIFALGLISGGQGQMTMESLSAANPDYWNFFPDWKTVVSGLGWGLGYFGMPHIIIRFMSVRSDKDLHKSAKIGITWNVLIILFSVAAGCIGHLFLGEVGDSSTVFIQMVRAIFPAIISGILLSAILAASMSTADSQLLCASSAFASDVYKPVIRKNQSTDKEMFWVGRYVVLIIAIIAVLIASNPNSQSIMNLVSNAWGIFGAAFGPAILLSLFWKRFTFKGAVAGIAAGAVVDIAWLVINTRLSAATAGYNGIFTLYEIIPGFIVGFIVAVVVALLDKEPKQEVLDLYDYATSDAIE; this comes from the coding sequence ATGAATACGGAACTGGTTGTCTTCATTGTCTATCTCTGCTTTATGCTCGGGATCGGCGTCTACTTCTTCGTGAAGGGCCGCGGCAGCGGTGAAAAGGAATACTTCCTCGGCGGCCGTAAAATGGGCCCCTGGGTTTCCGCCCTTTCTGCCGGCGCATCCGACATGAGTGCCTGGGTGCTGATGGGCCTTCCCGCTTCCATTTATGCATTGGGAATTGGTCAGGCCTGGATTGCAATCGGCCTTGCAATTGGTTATGCGATGAGCTGGCTTTTTGAAGCTCCCCGTCTCCGCCGTTTTTCTATCGCGGCTGATGACTCCATCACCCTTCCCCAGTATCTGACAAACCGGTTTAAATCCTCCAGCAAAGTCCTGCAAATCCTCTGTGCTATCATTTTCCTTGTTGCATATACAATCTATGCTGCCTCCAGTGTAAAAGCCTGCGGCACACTTTTTCAGACAGTATGTGGGAATATCTTTGTAAACAACAATGATCTCCTGAATCAACAAATCTTCATGTATATAGCTGCTGCTATCATTATCGGTTACACATTCATGGGCGGTTTCAGCGCCGTTTGCTGGACAGACTTCTTCCAGGGCCTGCTGATGCTCGGTGCCCTGCTGATCGCTCCTATTTTTGCACTCGGCCTGATCAGCGGCGGCCAGGGTCAGATGACCATGGAATCCCTGAGTGCTGCCAATCCTGATTACTGGAATTTCTTCCCTGACTGGAAAACCGTTGTTTCCGGCCTTGGCTGGGGTCTCGGTTACTTCGGTATGCCCCACATCATCATCCGTTTCATGTCCGTCCGCAGCGACAAGGATCTTCACAAGAGCGCTAAGATCGGTATCACCTGGAATGTGCTGATCATTCTTTTCTCTGTGGCAGCCGGCTGCATCGGTCATCTGTTCCTCGGTGAAGTCGGAGATTCCTCTACTGTCTTCATCCAGATGGTTCGCGCTATTTTCCCGGCGATTATTTCCGGCATCCTGCTTTCCGCCATCCTGGCTGCTTCTATGTCCACTGCTGATTCTCAACTGCTTTGTGCATCATCTGCTTTTGCTTCCGATGTATATAAGCCTGTTATTCGTAAGAATCAGTCCACAGATAAAGAAATGTTTTGGGTGGGTCGTTATGTAGTGCTTATCATTGCGATCATCGCTGTCCTGATTGCTTCCAACCCCAACAGCCAGAGCATTATGAATCTCGTTTCAAATGCATGGGGTATCTTTGGGGCGGCATTCGGCCCGGCTATCCTGCTGAGCCTCTTCTGGAAGCGTTTCACCTTCAAGGGTGCTGTTGCCGGTATTGCTGCCGGTGCTGTTGTTGACATTGCCTGGCTCGTCATCAACACCCGCCTGTCCGCCGCCACTGCCGGGTACAACGGTATCTTTACCCTCTATGAAATCATCCCCGGCTTCATCGTCGGTTTCATCGTTGCCGTGGTTGTTGCCCTGCTCGATAAGGAACCGAAGCAGGAAGTCCTCGACCTGTATGATTACGCGACTTCCGATGCAATCGAATAA
- the rpmE gene encoding 50S ribosomal protein L31, with product MKENIHPQYGKCVVRCVCGETFETGSTKKEMKVDICSKCHPFYTGKQKLVDTGGRVDRFKKRFNIE from the coding sequence ATGAAGGAAAATATTCATCCCCAGTATGGTAAGTGCGTGGTTCGCTGCGTATGCGGTGAAACTTTTGAAACCGGATCTACCAAGAAAGAGATGAAGGTGGATATTTGTTCCAAGTGCCATCCTTTCTACACCGGCAAGCAGAAGCTGGTAGACACGGGCGGACGTGTTGACCGCTTCAAGAAGCGCTTCAATATTGAATGA